In Archangium violaceum, the following are encoded in one genomic region:
- a CDS encoding methyl-accepting chemotaxis protein, which produces MVGPRLLRARRPFSRQLLMAVLYANFTTAALSGRYAQLIFGEERDDSFSLFLRLAGVFSLFAMGVAVVLCLRRLRVLRSVELARGPCEPARLEQALLELHRLADFAFGATLVVWLLSSVFINLGMWAAGTPMDSSMVMRIGRPGLLFGPLSALLTYCILTLRVRQVALDLGPLGLTPELAISVAPRRSQIRLRLVVFTAIVVVTPALLIWDVSSALADRAFEQVLAQVHPERQVALVDDLRTKALLSGGLLCVLIFGVALAAAYLGGTLLGRPMRQLGEEAHRIAEGDLSRQRLIPAEDEVWSVSAAFSTMRAHLGDVLAQLRRAGSRIGSTTEEILSTSARYEAGAAEQASSLDETSATTEELARSARQIAENAGSVAEIAHKTLAAAKGGQASAEAFLETMNRMRHDNQAIAAAVARLNKRVQQIGKIVEFINGVADKSDLLALNAELEGTKAGEVGQGFSLVAAEMRRLAENVIESTKEIEGLIEEVRDASGGAVLATEGGVRATETGTTLAQQVSESLRQIVELAGRTSDAVRAISLATQQQQGGTDLLAEAMADILRITQQSHNATKQVISANGDLSSLARDLRGVVERFQIDPGATPGGKV; this is translated from the coding sequence ATGGTCGGCCCTCGCTTGCTCCGGGCCCGGCGCCCCTTCAGCCGCCAGCTGTTGATGGCGGTGCTCTACGCCAACTTCACCACCGCCGCCCTCAGTGGACGCTACGCGCAGCTCATCTTCGGCGAGGAGCGGGACGACAGCTTCTCGCTGTTCCTCCGGCTGGCGGGGGTGTTCTCCCTCTTCGCCATGGGGGTGGCGGTGGTCCTCTGCCTCCGCCGGTTGCGCGTGCTGCGGAGCGTGGAGCTGGCCCGGGGCCCGTGTGAGCCGGCGCGGCTCGAACAGGCGCTGCTGGAGCTCCACCGGCTCGCGGACTTCGCCTTCGGGGCCACGCTCGTGGTGTGGCTGCTCTCCTCCGTCTTCATCAACCTGGGGATGTGGGCGGCTGGCACGCCCATGGACTCCTCCATGGTGATGCGCATCGGTCGGCCAGGGCTGCTCTTCGGTCCTCTCTCCGCGCTGCTGACCTACTGCATCCTCACCCTGCGGGTCCGGCAGGTGGCGTTGGACCTGGGACCCCTGGGGCTGACGCCCGAGCTGGCCATCTCCGTGGCGCCCCGGCGCTCGCAGATCCGCCTGAGGCTCGTCGTCTTCACCGCCATCGTCGTGGTGACGCCGGCGCTGCTCATCTGGGACGTGTCCTCGGCGCTGGCCGACCGGGCGTTCGAGCAGGTGCTGGCGCAGGTCCACCCGGAGCGGCAGGTGGCGCTGGTGGATGATCTGCGCACCAAGGCCCTGCTGTCCGGTGGGTTGCTCTGCGTGCTCATCTTCGGGGTGGCGCTGGCCGCCGCCTACCTCGGGGGCACGTTGCTCGGCCGCCCCATGCGCCAGCTGGGCGAGGAGGCCCACCGCATCGCCGAGGGAGACCTCAGCCGCCAGCGCCTCATCCCCGCCGAGGACGAGGTGTGGTCCGTCTCCGCCGCCTTCTCCACCATGAGGGCCCACCTGGGCGACGTGCTGGCGCAACTGCGGCGCGCCGGCTCCCGCATCGGCTCCACCACGGAGGAGATCCTCTCCACCTCCGCCCGCTATGAGGCCGGCGCCGCCGAGCAGGCCAGCTCGCTGGACGAGACGAGCGCCACCACCGAGGAGCTGGCGCGCTCGGCGCGGCAGATCGCCGAGAACGCCGGCTCGGTGGCGGAGATCGCCCACAAGACGCTCGCGGCGGCCAAGGGAGGCCAGGCCAGCGCCGAGGCCTTCCTCGAGACGATGAACCGCATGCGCCACGACAACCAGGCCATCGCCGCGGCGGTGGCCCGGTTGAACAAGCGGGTGCAGCAGATCGGGAAGATCGTCGAGTTCATCAACGGGGTGGCCGACAAGTCGGACCTGCTGGCGCTCAACGCGGAGCTGGAGGGCACCAAGGCGGGCGAGGTGGGGCAGGGCTTCTCGCTGGTGGCCGCGGAGATGCGCCGGCTGGCGGAGAACGTCATCGAGTCCACCAAGGAGATCGAGGGACTCATCGAGGAGGTGCGCGACGCCTCGGGCGGGGCGGTGCTGGCCACCGAGGGCGGCGTGCGCGCCACCGAGACGGGCACCACGCTGGCGCAGCAGGTCTCCGAGTCGCTGCGTCAGATCGTGGAGCTGGCCGGGCGCACCTCGGACGCGGTGCGGGCCATCTCGTTGGCCACCCAGCAGCAGCAGGGCGGGACGGATCTGCTGGCCGAGGCCATGGCGGACATCCTCCGCATCACCCAGCAGAGCCACAACGCCACCAAGCAGGTCATCAGCGCCAATGGAGACCTCTCCTCGCTGGCGCGTGACTTGAGGGGCGTGGTGGAGCGCTTCCAGATCGACCCGGGTGCCACGCCAGGGGGCAAGGTGTGA
- a CDS encoding 5'-nucleotidase, which yields MLLLDAGNALFKSSNPGGDPTEKARAQLLLEQMNALGTAAMAVGLRDLTLGTDFLVKATQGPDAKMKLLSANLVDANGKPLFPASTVQTVNGVKVGLVGISPEGPVATQKGVVGRPPVPAAIAESRRLREKEKVDVVVVLAAVPYMDAVTLSTQGGDAMDFIVQSHEGRSQGVAQRNDYATLVAPGERGRQLARLELSLDGGKGPFVDLTEADRARENLKILDDNIQQAKKRLASMKDEAARNALQEAVTNFESRRKALAAQAGGGTQGVKRTHRLTYIQLGSDVTDDAELKKRVERIEPPGSASH from the coding sequence GTGCTGTTGCTGGATGCGGGCAATGCGCTCTTCAAGTCCTCGAACCCCGGCGGAGATCCGACGGAGAAGGCACGTGCACAGCTCCTGCTCGAGCAGATGAACGCATTGGGCACCGCGGCCATGGCCGTGGGCCTGCGCGACCTGACGCTCGGGACGGACTTCCTCGTGAAGGCCACCCAGGGACCGGACGCGAAGATGAAGCTGCTGTCCGCCAACCTGGTGGACGCGAACGGCAAGCCGCTCTTCCCGGCGTCCACCGTGCAGACGGTGAACGGCGTGAAGGTGGGCCTGGTGGGCATCTCCCCCGAGGGCCCGGTGGCCACGCAGAAGGGCGTGGTGGGCAGGCCCCCGGTGCCGGCGGCCATCGCCGAGTCGCGCCGTCTCCGGGAGAAGGAGAAGGTGGACGTGGTGGTGGTGCTCGCCGCGGTGCCCTACATGGATGCCGTGACGCTCTCCACCCAGGGGGGCGATGCCATGGACTTCATCGTGCAGTCGCACGAGGGGCGGAGCCAGGGCGTGGCGCAGCGCAACGACTACGCCACCCTGGTGGCTCCGGGGGAGCGGGGCCGGCAGCTCGCCCGCCTGGAGCTCTCGCTGGATGGGGGGAAGGGGCCCTTCGTGGACCTCACCGAGGCGGATCGCGCCCGGGAAAACCTGAAGATCCTCGACGACAACATCCAGCAGGCGAAGAAGCGCCTGGCGTCCATGAAGGACGAGGCGGCCCGGAACGCGCTCCAGGAGGCCGTGACCAACTTCGAGTCCCGGCGCAAGGCGCTGGCGGCGCAGGCGGGGGGGGGCACACAAGGGGTCAAGCGCACCCACCGCCTCACGTACATCCAGCTGGGGAGCGATGTCACGGATGATGCCGAGCTGAAGAAGCGGGTGGAGCGAATCGAACCGCCCGGTTCCGCATCTCATTAG
- a CDS encoding DNA-methyltransferase, with protein sequence MSAEAAAPALKLVQPSLRESLFAKSDAFRLYQGDSLALLEQFEPGTFDMVFADPPYFLSNGGFTCKNGKRAAVNKGGWDVSRGVEEDHAFTSAWLKACQRVLKPTGTIWVSGTQHVIFSVGFAMQKLGYKLLNTVTWYKPNASPNLACRYFTHSSELLIWASPKPAAKLQHTFNYAKMKAENGGKQMRDVWALPRTGDEELTADESGRVWTMTAPRREEKAHGSHPTQKPVSLLERVIEASTPEDALVLDPFNGSGTTGVAALKLGRRYVGIDLDEKYLSLSQKRLVEAERAAR encoded by the coding sequence ATGTCCGCGGAAGCCGCAGCTCCTGCCCTGAAGCTTGTTCAGCCCTCGCTGCGCGAGAGCCTTTTCGCCAAGAGCGATGCGTTCCGGCTGTACCAGGGCGACAGCCTGGCGCTGCTCGAGCAGTTCGAGCCCGGTACCTTCGACATGGTGTTCGCCGACCCGCCCTACTTCCTGTCCAACGGCGGCTTCACCTGCAAGAACGGCAAGCGCGCCGCGGTGAACAAGGGCGGCTGGGACGTGTCGCGCGGAGTGGAGGAGGACCACGCGTTCACCTCGGCGTGGCTGAAGGCGTGCCAGCGGGTGCTCAAGCCCACGGGCACCATCTGGGTGAGCGGCACGCAGCACGTCATCTTCTCGGTCGGCTTCGCGATGCAGAAGCTGGGCTACAAGCTGCTGAACACGGTGACCTGGTACAAGCCGAACGCCAGCCCGAACCTGGCGTGCCGCTACTTCACGCACTCCTCCGAGCTGCTCATCTGGGCCTCGCCGAAGCCGGCCGCGAAGCTGCAGCACACGTTCAACTACGCGAAGATGAAGGCGGAGAACGGCGGCAAGCAGATGCGCGACGTGTGGGCGCTGCCGCGCACGGGCGACGAGGAGCTGACGGCGGACGAGTCGGGCCGGGTGTGGACGATGACGGCGCCGCGGCGCGAGGAGAAGGCGCACGGCAGCCACCCCACGCAGAAGCCGGTGTCGCTGCTGGAGCGCGTCATCGAGGCGAGCACCCCCGAGGACGCGCTGGTGTTGGACCCGTTCAACGGCAGTGGCACCACGGGCGTGGCGGCGCTGAAGCTGGGCCGGCGCTACGTGGGAATCGACCTGGACGAGAAGTACCTGAGCCTGTCGCAGAAGCGGCTCGTCGAGGCCGAGCGCGCGGCGCGCTGA
- the cheB gene encoding chemotaxis-specific protein-glutamate methyltransferase CheB, which translates to MGKKVSVLVVDDSHICRQLICEALSRDSDLEVVGTANNGKEALDAARELRPQVITMDVEMPVMDGLTAVEHIMAEVPTPILMLTADPRHQAPELTCRALELGALALQIKPAIDAGTDAWNLSREVKLLSSVRVIRHIHSKRRPPLPGTAGPTPAPVMGMPYGVLAVASSTGGPQVLFRMLSELPADFPTPIVIVQHINAAFSESLAGWLANSSKLKVRLAQDGEQLLPGNVLIAPPGQHLVIPFRGRVALKPGVERDGHMPSGTVLLESAAKAYGRRTMGLILTGMGEDGADGMVAIKQAGGVTVAQNEESCVVFGMPGTAVARKAVDHIIHGDDIAGALVRLARGESLAVGR; encoded by the coding sequence ATGGGCAAGAAAGTGTCGGTGCTGGTCGTCGACGACTCGCACATCTGCCGACAGCTGATCTGTGAAGCACTGAGCAGGGATTCAGATCTGGAGGTCGTCGGGACCGCGAACAACGGGAAGGAGGCCCTCGACGCCGCCCGCGAGCTGCGCCCGCAGGTCATCACCATGGACGTGGAGATGCCGGTGATGGACGGGCTCACGGCCGTGGAGCACATCATGGCGGAGGTGCCCACGCCCATCCTCATGCTGACGGCGGATCCGCGGCATCAGGCGCCGGAGCTGACGTGCCGGGCGCTGGAGCTGGGCGCGCTGGCGCTGCAGATAAAGCCCGCCATCGATGCGGGGACGGATGCGTGGAACCTGTCGCGCGAGGTGAAGCTGCTGTCCTCGGTGCGGGTCATCCGGCACATCCACAGCAAGCGGCGGCCGCCGCTGCCGGGCACCGCCGGGCCGACACCGGCCCCGGTGATGGGGATGCCATACGGGGTGCTGGCGGTGGCCAGCTCCACGGGAGGCCCGCAGGTGCTCTTCCGGATGCTGTCGGAGCTGCCGGCGGACTTCCCCACGCCCATCGTCATCGTGCAGCACATCAACGCGGCCTTCTCCGAGTCGCTGGCGGGCTGGCTGGCCAACTCGTCGAAGCTGAAGGTGCGGCTGGCGCAGGACGGCGAGCAGCTGCTGCCGGGCAACGTGCTGATCGCCCCGCCGGGGCAGCACCTGGTGATTCCCTTCCGGGGACGGGTGGCGCTCAAGCCGGGCGTGGAGCGCGACGGGCACATGCCGTCGGGGACGGTGCTGCTGGAGAGCGCGGCCAAGGCGTACGGGCGGCGCACGATGGGGCTCATCCTCACCGGCATGGGTGAGGACGGCGCGGACGGCATGGTGGCCATCAAGCAGGCCGGAGGCGTGACGGTGGCCCAGAACGAGGAGTCCTGCGTGGTGTTCGGAATGCCGGGGACGGCGGTGGCGCGCAAGGCGGTGGACCACATCATCCACGGCGACGACATCGCGGGCGCGCTGGTGCGGCTGGCCCGGGGTGAGTCCCTCGCCGTCGGGCGCTGA
- a CDS encoding CheR family methyltransferase: MALSDLQCRRLDEKLAARPGGQSAQYLLFLQSPAGAGDLAELIDAITVQKTDLFRDESQLSALRTHVLEPLVARRRRPLRLWSAGCATGEEVATLLVMLAEMGADTGSTVLGTDISETAIARARELCFTSEQLQRVHPMVRDRWFVPVGGGRFTLVAHLKDRASFACHNLMDSPYPTAAEGQGFDLIACRNVLIYFTTQSFDRVVGLLSERLAPEGLLMLSATEPLLRTPPGLRIVRCDQAFFYARALEPAPAASPVPPVAPRTPSGSGFPAVGSRPPVAPRTPSGSGFPAVGTRPFPDAGTPPAATVDRAPEARNSGRFPAIGAERPPALGAPVADSAHSEAEALFAQVLEWAAEASDVSPQTADTLRRCLTLDPDLASARYLLGMVLEQRGALAEAAAEYRKALRSLEEGRARATPFYLNNARLQVACARAIERLERAASTPPR, encoded by the coding sequence ATGGCCTTGAGTGATCTGCAGTGCCGCCGGCTCGACGAGAAGCTGGCGGCGCGGCCGGGGGGACAGAGCGCGCAGTACCTGCTGTTCCTGCAGTCGCCCGCGGGCGCCGGGGACCTGGCCGAGCTCATCGACGCCATCACGGTCCAGAAGACGGACCTGTTCCGGGACGAGTCCCAGCTCTCGGCGCTGCGCACGCACGTGCTGGAGCCGCTGGTGGCGCGCAGGCGCCGGCCCCTGCGCCTCTGGAGCGCCGGCTGCGCCACGGGCGAGGAGGTGGCCACGCTGCTGGTGATGCTCGCCGAGATGGGGGCGGACACGGGCAGCACGGTGCTGGGCACGGACATCTCGGAGACGGCGATCGCCCGGGCGCGGGAGCTGTGCTTCACCTCGGAGCAGCTCCAGCGGGTGCACCCCATGGTGCGGGACCGGTGGTTCGTCCCGGTGGGCGGGGGCCGCTTCACGCTGGTGGCCCACCTGAAGGATCGGGCCAGCTTCGCCTGTCACAACCTGATGGACTCGCCGTACCCGACGGCGGCGGAGGGGCAGGGGTTCGATCTCATCGCCTGCCGCAACGTCCTCATCTATTTCACCACGCAGTCCTTCGACCGGGTGGTGGGGTTGCTGTCCGAGCGGCTCGCGCCCGAGGGGCTGTTGATGCTCTCCGCCACCGAGCCGCTGCTGCGCACCCCGCCGGGCCTGCGCATCGTGCGCTGTGACCAGGCCTTCTTCTATGCCCGCGCGCTGGAGCCCGCGCCCGCCGCGAGCCCGGTGCCGCCCGTGGCGCCGAGGACGCCGAGCGGCAGTGGCTTTCCGGCGGTGGGGTCACGGCCACCCGTGGCGCCGAGGACGCCGAGCGGCAGTGGCTTTCCGGCGGTGGGGACGCGGCCGTTCCCGGATGCGGGCACGCCTCCGGCCGCCACCGTGGACAGGGCCCCGGAGGCACGCAACTCGGGACGCTTCCCGGCCATTGGCGCCGAGCGGCCCCCGGCGCTGGGGGCGCCCGTGGCGGACAGTGCGCACTCGGAGGCGGAGGCCCTCTTCGCCCAGGTGCTGGAGTGGGCCGCGGAGGCGAGCGACGTGAGCCCGCAGACGGCGGACACGCTGCGGCGCTGCCTCACGTTGGATCCGGACCTGGCCTCGGCGCGCTACCTGCTGGGGATGGTGCTGGAGCAGCGGGGCGCGCTGGCCGAGGCCGCCGCGGAGTACCGCAAGGCCCTGCGCTCGCTGGAGGAGGGGAGGGCTCGCGCCACGCCCTTCTACCTCAACAACGCCCGGCTCCAGGTGGCCTGCGCGCGGGCCATCGAGCGGCTGGAGCGCGCCGCCTCCACCCCGCCGCGTTGA
- a CDS encoding ribosome-binding factor A → MSSKKHRRSRASHRRADAESFSFEESSIPARHLRLQSTLFEEVSLLFRGELSDPLLEGVVVTMLELSPDGRHARIGFTLPPERQESGPAPVEEALVRASGFIRSQLALGLNLKRVPNLRFVCVGVAPRLAPDEEGGES, encoded by the coding sequence ATGAGCTCGAAGAAGCATCGTCGTTCCCGCGCGTCGCACCGGCGCGCGGACGCAGAATCCTTTTCGTTCGAAGAATCTTCCATTCCGGCGCGGCACCTGCGCCTGCAGTCCACCCTGTTCGAGGAGGTGTCCCTCCTGTTCCGAGGTGAGCTGTCCGACCCGCTGCTCGAGGGCGTCGTGGTGACGATGCTCGAGCTGTCGCCGGACGGCCGCCACGCCCGTATCGGATTCACCCTTCCCCCCGAGCGCCAGGAGTCCGGCCCGGCGCCGGTGGAGGAGGCGCTGGTGCGGGCGAGTGGCTTCATCCGCTCGCAGCTGGCGCTCGGGCTGAACCTGAAGCGGGTGCCGAACCTGCGCTTCGTCTGCGTGGGAGTGGCGCCGCGCCTGGCGCCCGACGAGGAAG
- a CDS encoding tetratricopeptide repeat protein, which produces MRRLALIALPLAISGCFYPADRGRALEARLEKIDATQAQLQAELKQTRAQLDATLPRIDEKVAEVTKALQSLDTASRRTGADISVQLQKTVEDLAQLRGQVETYLYKIGELEAALAKTNEETESKLLALKGEAALKEAEARKKAEELKRPADKKEFLALAQEKAKAGDTAVARQLYTEFLKKWPKDALAAEAHYGLGETYFAEDKCREALPEYGKLLQEYPKAEPTPDAYLRSSDCFKKLKMQEESRLALEELVKAYPKSEAAKTAKSRLAELDKAKKKGTKK; this is translated from the coding sequence ATGCGAAGGCTTGCACTGATCGCCCTCCCGCTCGCGATCTCCGGCTGTTTCTACCCCGCGGACCGTGGGCGCGCGCTGGAGGCCCGTCTCGAGAAGATCGATGCCACCCAGGCCCAGCTCCAGGCGGAGCTGAAGCAGACGCGCGCGCAGCTCGATGCCACGCTGCCGCGCATCGACGAGAAGGTCGCCGAGGTCACCAAGGCCCTGCAGAGCCTGGACACGGCGTCGCGCCGCACGGGCGCGGACATCAGCGTCCAGCTGCAGAAGACGGTGGAGGATCTGGCGCAGCTGCGCGGCCAGGTGGAGACGTACCTCTACAAGATTGGCGAGCTGGAGGCGGCGCTCGCGAAGACGAACGAGGAGACGGAGAGCAAGCTGCTGGCCCTCAAGGGCGAGGCGGCCCTCAAGGAGGCCGAGGCCCGGAAGAAGGCCGAGGAGCTGAAGCGGCCCGCGGACAAGAAGGAGTTCCTCGCGCTGGCGCAGGAGAAGGCCAAGGCGGGGGACACGGCGGTGGCCCGGCAGCTGTACACGGAGTTCCTCAAGAAGTGGCCGAAGGACGCGCTGGCGGCCGAGGCCCACTACGGGCTGGGCGAGACGTACTTCGCCGAGGACAAGTGCCGCGAGGCCCTGCCCGAGTACGGCAAGCTGCTGCAGGAGTACCCGAAGGCGGAGCCCACGCCGGACGCGTACCTGCGCTCCTCGGACTGCTTCAAGAAGCTGAAGATGCAGGAGGAGTCGCGGCTGGCGTTGGAGGAGCTGGTGAAGGCCTATCCGAAGTCGGAAGCGGCGAAGACGGCGAAGAGCCGGCTGGCGGAGCTGGACAAGGCGAAGAAGAAGGGAACCAAGAAATGA
- a CDS encoding hybrid sensor histidine kinase/response regulator, translating into MSAREKLLKQFRELVGVRLERINRRVMELESGANLEAGRTVLRELHGLKGEARMMGFDDINAVVHEMEELVRSTERAEHALSAGSIDALLHAADAVLALALAGAAPEPQQEPPAVDKLVRWLRECIRAEGVGTGGEPDTQGPAQATPPARKETRDTSRDAREPQRDDREEVTPAWGSAPLSVLAPSLVSRQPTPPPLPSPVAAPRSPMVGRTVAVEPPRAQSSATVAATIGRMPPASPESPPRTASVPGLRSGDRADGSVRIGVASLDLLTSAVTNLTQVSRRRELATARRLELARELSLLARAAEDLGPAAGALAERLGKAKELAATLHREAKLLANEELRDLGYVSDEVQRLRMLPLSVLFEPYPRMVRDLARELGKEVELVVDGEDTRADRAVVEALRDPLLHLVRNALDHGLESRVDRVASGKHPRGRLTLSAARDGNRLVLRVEDDGVGLEPALLRRAAVRKGFLDESSAAALSDQGARELIFLSGFTSREVATDISGRGVGLDAVRSSLRALGGDVLVESTPGRGTRFELRVPVSLTVAPLLFVKVAEETLCLSAVHVSRAMKVEASQIREVAGRAVLEVDGQPMPFASLGALLGLCPEQVPGEGALVLVVRSQGAVAALAVDRVLEESLQAILPLKGLLARFPHLTGATTLADGRLAMVLSAAHLIVSAQGAASLRVPRAATPRPPPPPRRRILVVDDSPLTRELIASLLEAVGYDVVMATDGMEALDMLGNTKVDLVCTDLEMPRVDGLELTRRLKEHPTHKVLPVVILTTRGGEEDRQRGLSAGADGYITKGDLVRQDLVDVVGRLLG; encoded by the coding sequence GTGAGCGCGCGGGAGAAGCTGCTCAAGCAGTTCCGCGAGCTGGTGGGGGTGCGTCTGGAGCGCATCAACCGCCGCGTCATGGAGCTGGAGTCCGGCGCCAACCTGGAGGCTGGCCGCACCGTGCTGCGCGAGCTGCACGGCCTCAAGGGCGAGGCCCGGATGATGGGCTTCGACGACATCAACGCCGTCGTCCACGAGATGGAGGAGCTGGTGCGCTCCACGGAGCGCGCCGAGCATGCGCTGTCGGCCGGCTCCATCGACGCGCTCCTCCATGCCGCGGATGCGGTGCTGGCGCTGGCGCTGGCCGGAGCGGCGCCCGAGCCGCAGCAGGAACCCCCCGCGGTGGACAAGCTGGTGCGCTGGCTGCGCGAGTGCATCCGGGCGGAGGGGGTCGGCACGGGCGGAGAGCCGGACACGCAGGGCCCGGCGCAGGCCACCCCGCCCGCGCGCAAGGAGACCCGGGACACCTCCCGGGACGCCAGGGAGCCCCAGCGGGATGACCGGGAGGAGGTCACCCCCGCGTGGGGCTCGGCGCCGCTGAGCGTGCTGGCTCCCTCGTTGGTGTCCCGGCAGCCGACGCCGCCGCCCCTGCCGTCACCCGTCGCCGCGCCCCGCTCGCCCATGGTGGGCCGGACGGTGGCGGTGGAGCCTCCGCGCGCGCAGTCCTCGGCGACGGTCGCGGCCACCATCGGACGGATGCCCCCGGCCTCGCCCGAGTCGCCGCCCCGGACGGCGTCCGTCCCGGGGCTGCGCTCGGGAGATCGCGCGGACGGCTCGGTGCGCATCGGCGTGGCGAGCCTGGACCTGCTGACGAGCGCGGTGACCAACCTCACGCAGGTGTCGCGCCGGCGCGAGCTGGCCACGGCCCGGCGCCTGGAGCTGGCCCGGGAGCTGAGCCTGCTGGCGCGCGCCGCGGAGGACCTGGGACCGGCGGCGGGTGCACTGGCGGAGCGGCTCGGCAAGGCGAAGGAGCTGGCCGCCACCCTGCACCGCGAGGCGAAGCTGCTGGCCAACGAGGAGCTGCGCGACCTGGGCTACGTGTCCGACGAGGTGCAGCGCCTGCGCATGCTGCCGCTCTCCGTCCTCTTCGAGCCCTATCCGCGCATGGTGCGGGACCTGGCGCGCGAGCTGGGCAAGGAAGTGGAGCTGGTGGTGGACGGCGAGGACACCCGCGCCGACCGGGCGGTGGTGGAGGCGCTGAGGGATCCGTTGCTGCACCTGGTGCGCAACGCGCTGGACCATGGGCTGGAGTCGCGCGTGGACCGGGTGGCCTCGGGCAAGCACCCGCGCGGGCGGCTGACGCTGAGCGCCGCGCGCGACGGCAACCGGCTGGTGCTCCGGGTGGAGGACGACGGGGTGGGGCTGGAGCCCGCGCTGCTGCGCCGGGCCGCGGTGCGCAAGGGCTTCCTGGACGAGTCCTCTGCGGCGGCGCTGTCGGACCAGGGCGCGCGCGAGCTCATCTTCCTCTCCGGCTTCACCTCGCGCGAGGTGGCCACGGACATCTCCGGGCGCGGCGTGGGGCTGGACGCGGTGCGCAGCTCCCTGAGGGCCCTGGGCGGGGACGTGCTGGTGGAGTCCACGCCGGGCCGGGGCACGCGCTTCGAGCTGCGGGTGCCGGTGTCCCTCACGGTGGCCCCGCTGCTCTTCGTGAAGGTGGCCGAGGAGACGCTCTGCCTGAGTGCCGTGCACGTCTCGCGGGCCATGAAGGTGGAGGCCTCGCAGATCCGCGAGGTGGCCGGGCGGGCGGTGCTGGAGGTGGATGGGCAGCCCATGCCCTTCGCGTCCCTGGGGGCCCTGCTCGGGCTGTGTCCGGAGCAGGTGCCGGGCGAAGGGGCGCTGGTGCTGGTGGTGCGCAGCCAGGGAGCCGTGGCCGCGCTGGCGGTGGACCGGGTGTTGGAGGAGAGCCTCCAGGCCATCCTGCCGCTGAAGGGGTTGCTGGCGCGCTTTCCGCACCTCACCGGCGCCACCACCCTGGCGGACGGCCGGCTCGCCATGGTGCTGTCGGCCGCCCACCTGATCGTCAGCGCCCAGGGGGCCGCGAGCCTCCGGGTCCCGCGCGCCGCCACGCCCCGCCCTCCGCCTCCTCCCCGCCGCCGCATCCTCGTGGTGGACGACTCCCCCCTCACCCGGGAGCTCATCGCCTCGCTGCTGGAGGCCGTGGGGTACGACGTCGTCATGGCCACCGATGGCATGGAGGCCCTGGACATGCTGGGGAACACGAAGGTCGATCTGGTCTGCACCGACCTGGAGATGCCCCGGGTGGACGGGTTGGAGCTGACCCGCCGGCTCAAGGAGCATCCGACGCACAAGGTCCTCCCGGTGGTCATCCTCACCACCCGTGGAGGAGAGGAGGACCGGCAGCGTGGGTTGTCCGCCGGTGCGGACGGCTACATCACCAAGGGTGACCTGGTGCGTCAGGATCTGGTGGACGTGGTGGGCCGGCTCCTGGGCTGA
- the msrB gene encoding peptide-methionine (R)-S-oxide reductase MsrB yields the protein MVEKLVLSDEEWRKRLTPEEYQVLRGHGTERAWTGCFVATKEAGTYVCAGCGNPLFKSGEKFESGTGWPSFTRPVQPDAVTEYQDRSHGMLRTEVRCGRCDGHLGHVFPDGPPPTGLRYCMNSVAMKHVLEGQPFQLVTK from the coding sequence ATGGTCGAAAAACTGGTCCTCAGTGACGAGGAATGGCGGAAGCGTCTGACACCCGAGGAGTACCAGGTGCTGCGCGGTCATGGCACCGAGCGCGCCTGGACCGGCTGCTTCGTCGCAACCAAGGAGGCCGGCACCTACGTGTGCGCCGGCTGCGGCAACCCCCTCTTCAAGTCCGGCGAGAAGTTCGAGTCCGGCACCGGCTGGCCCTCCTTCACCCGGCCCGTCCAGCCGGACGCGGTGACGGAGTACCAGGATCGCTCGCACGGGATGCTCCGCACCGAGGTGCGCTGCGGCCGCTGCGATGGCCACCTGGGACACGTCTTCCCCGATGGCCCTCCCCCCACGGGGCTGCGCTACTGCATGAACTCCGTGGCGATGAAGCACGTCCTGGAAGGTCAGCCCTTCCAGCTCGTCACCAAGTGA